The following are encoded in a window of uncultured Methanobrevibacter sp. genomic DNA:
- a CDS encoding hydrogenase iron-sulfur subunit: MSDDLKIVGLLCNWCCYGGADTAGTARMQYSPNIRIIRVMCSGRINPSMIFKAFQEGADGVFVGGCHIGDCHYDAGNYKWSRRSKIVEDILEEFGIEKERFRHEWISASEGEKFQRTMEEFHKTLSKLGPLELD, encoded by the coding sequence ATGTCTGATGATTTAAAAATTGTAGGTTTATTATGTAATTGGTGTTGTTATGGTGGTGCGGATACTGCAGGAACTGCTCGTATGCAATATTCCCCAAACATCAGAATCATACGTGTGATGTGTTCAGGAAGAATTAATCCTTCAATGATATTTAAGGCATTTCAGGAGGGTGCTGATGGTGTATTTGTAGGAGGATGCCATATTGGTGACTGTCATTATGATGCGGGTAACTACAAATGGTCAAGAAGATCAAAAATTGTTGAGGACATTCTTGAGGAATTTGGAATTGAAAAGGAAAGGTTCCGTCATGAATGGATTTCAGCATCTGAAGGTGAGAAGTTTCAAAGAACCATGGAGGAATTCCATAAGACCCTCTCAAAATTAGGGCCATTAGAATTAGATTAA
- a CDS encoding Coenzyme F420 hydrogenase/dehydrogenase, beta subunit C-terminal domain: MSYVLAKSQDSEILEAGECGGAVTSILKYLLDEGLVDGVLALSPQDDVYDAFPVFITDSQDLIKTAGSYHCAPTMIGDLVQKYFIDKKVAFTVKPCDMRAVEELITRHKINRDNIYMIGLNCGGTVSPVSGREMIDLFYEANPDEVISEEIDKGQFIIELADGSEEAVKIHDLEEKGYGRRTNCQRCDVKIPRKANIACGNWGAEDGWTFIEINDEKGQELIDGAKKAGVLETKSPNDAAVEGRSKVENIMIKMAKKNQEATYPTVSEMTEWNRCISCYACRDVCPICWCFENCELDKPYFKDETNIPPTPIAFQGVRLSHMSFSCIDCGQCDDVCPMDIPVSLIFDKLQKKYYDRTGYVAGVSDDIKPPLYSPEKTEL, encoded by the coding sequence ATGAGTTATGTTTTAGCAAAATCTCAAGATAGTGAAATTCTTGAAGCAGGAGAATGTGGGGGAGCTGTAACCAGTATTCTTAAGTACTTACTTGATGAAGGTTTAGTTGATGGCGTTTTAGCATTAAGTCCTCAAGATGATGTTTATGATGCGTTTCCAGTTTTCATCACCGATTCACAAGATTTAATAAAAACTGCTGGATCTTATCATTGTGCTCCAACAATGATTGGGGACCTTGTCCAGAAATATTTCATTGATAAGAAAGTTGCATTCACAGTCAAGCCATGTGATATGAGGGCAGTTGAAGAACTAATAACCCGGCATAAAATCAATAGGGACAACATTTATATGATTGGTTTAAACTGTGGAGGAACAGTGTCACCAGTCAGCGGAAGAGAAATGATTGACCTTTTCTATGAAGCCAATCCTGATGAGGTTATAAGTGAAGAAATTGACAAGGGCCAATTCATCATTGAACTTGCTGACGGTTCAGAAGAAGCGGTGAAAATCCATGACCTTGAAGAGAAAGGATATGGACGCCGTACCAACTGCCAAAGGTGTGATGTTAAAATCCCAAGAAAAGCAAATATTGCCTGTGGGAATTGGGGCGCTGAAGATGGATGGACATTCATTGAAATAAATGATGAAAAAGGTCAGGAACTAATAGATGGTGCTAAAAAAGCAGGGGTTCTTGAAACCAAATCTCCTAATGATGCTGCCGTGGAAGGAAGATCCAAGGTTGAAAACATCATGATTAAAATGGCTAAAAAGAATCAAGAAGCAACTTATCCAACAGTCAGTGAAATGACTGAATGGAACCGTTGCATTAGCTGTTATGCATGTCGCGATGTTTGCCCGATATGCTGGTGCTTTGAAAACTGCGAATTGGATAAACCTTACTTCAAGGATGAAACAAACATTCCTCCAACACCAATCGCTTTCCAGGGGGTTAGATTGTCACACATGAGTTTCAGTTGTATAGACTGTGGCCAATGTGATGATGTATGTCCAATGGATATTCCTGTTTCATTGATCTTTGATAAATTGCAGAAAAAGTACTATGATAGAACTGGTTATGTAGCTGGAGTTTCAGATGATATCAAACCTCCATTGTACAGTCCAGAAAAAACAGAGTTATGA
- a CDS encoding molybdopterin-dependent oxidoreductase, producing the protein MFEIKHTLCPSCSVGCGINVILDGKEIVGTFPYKRHPVNAGKNCLNGRNSIDCFKSKFEDIDIDKAMAEAINEIKSCSSSEVSVICSGNSTVEEIEAIKQFAESNGFNIGFYANDLKNFDDVASYDEIAGAGKVFVIGDLLYENPLIGRRIVHAKQNDAKIYALSKNENAVTFNIADETSTSSVQEFLDNFMAEIDESSVVVFNYVDGADDLDKLESLACKILPVFSKANTKGALNIIDSKSSDEMVELFDETKLLLVFNDDVVDEFEYDFTKLSKIISFACCENDTTKIADIIVPIKSWLEQDGSFVNAMGEEQNFNVAVESDNLSIIEVIGELNK; encoded by the coding sequence ATGTTTGAAATTAAACACACGTTATGCCCTTCATGTAGTGTTGGTTGTGGTATAAATGTGATTTTAGATGGTAAAGAAATTGTTGGGACATTCCCTTATAAAAGACATCCTGTCAATGCGGGTAAAAACTGTTTAAATGGAAGAAATTCTATAGACTGTTTTAAAAGCAAATTTGAAGATATTGACATTGACAAAGCAATGGCAGAAGCTATAAATGAAATCAAATCTTGCAGTTCATCAGAAGTATCTGTAATTTGTTCCGGAAACAGTACAGTTGAAGAAATTGAAGCGATCAAACAGTTCGCTGAATCCAATGGTTTTAATATAGGTTTTTATGCAAATGACCTAAAGAATTTTGATGATGTTGCATCATATGATGAGATTGCAGGTGCCGGCAAGGTATTTGTAATAGGTGATTTGCTGTATGAAAATCCGTTGATTGGAAGAAGAATTGTTCATGCGAAACAAAATGATGCAAAAATATATGCATTGAGTAAAAATGAAAATGCAGTCACATTCAACATTGCTGATGAAACATCCACTTCATCAGTTCAGGAATTTTTAGATAATTTTATGGCAGAAATCGACGAATCTTCAGTGGTAGTGTTTAATTATGTTGATGGGGCAGATGATTTGGATAAATTGGAGTCATTGGCCTGTAAAATTTTACCTGTTTTCAGTAAGGCTAATACAAAAGGTGCATTGAATATTATTGATTCAAAGTCCAGTGATGAAATGGTAGAGTTGTTCGATGAAACAAAATTACTATTGGTTTTCAATGACGATGTCGTTGATGAGTTCGAGTATGACTTTACTAAACTCTCTAAAATCATCAGTTTTGCCTGCTGTGAAAATGACACTACAAAAATTGCAGACATTATTGTTCCTATAAAATCATGGTTAGAGCAAGACGGATCTTTTGTTAATGCAATGGGTGAAGAGCAAAATTTCAATGTAGCAGTTGAATCAGATAACTTAAGCATTATTGAAGTTATTGGGGAGTTAAACAAATAG